The Gloeobacter morelensis MG652769 genome contains the following window.
TCTCAACCTGCGCGGCGCCGACGCTAACACCCTGGCGCGCCAACTCATCGGCTTTCCCCCCAACCAGATTTACGGCCGCACCGACATGAACCTCATCTTCCAGGCCCAGGGAGGCAATCAAAACCAATTTCTCCAGTCGCTGGACGGACGGGGCTCGATTAATGTCACCAACGGTAGGCTTGCCACCCTCAATCTAATGGGACCGATTTTGGGGGCAGCCGAAGGGCTGGGAAGCGGCCAGGGCTTCAGCCTCGATACGCTGCTGCTGTCGGTCGGTCGCTTGAATACCGGCCAATTCCAGCGCCTGGGCGGCAACTTCACCTTGCAAAACGGCGTGGCGAGCACGGACAACTTTGTCTATGCCAGCTCCGCACTCAGCATGCGGGCAAACGGCACTTTGCGTTTGATCGACGAAGTGGCCAATCTGCAGGTGCGCGGCACCTTCACCCAGAATCCCCTGGCAGCGGTGTCGGTGGACGGTAAGGGCCTGCTGACCAATCTCCTGGGCCGCGTCTTGAACGTTCCCCAACAGCAGCCGCGCAATCTTTCCTTCCAGGTGCGCGGACCGATCAACCAGTTGGGTTCGGTGCGCAACGTGCGCTTGGAGTCCGGCCGGGGTTAGGCAAACGTGATCCGGCCATACTCGCCTGGAGCGGTTTTCGGGTGCATCCAGTACAGCCGACGGGCCGAAAACCTTTGACCGGATTTCTTACTGACACTTGGCACCTGAAACCTGAAACCGGCGCTCCCCTCTCCTCCTCAGTTTCCGCCGGCGGCTCAAGGTCACAGCCAGCATCGGGTAGTGGACAATACGACTTCGGGACATCGTAGCCCTGCTGGTAGGACTCGATCAGGTCGAGCAGGGCAATACTCAACTCGCCCGTGAGGTACGGCAGCGGTTGTGCCAGAAACTGAATGCTCGGAGTTGAGCTAAAAAATCTGGACCCCACCGAGAAATTGCCGAAAAGTTGCCACTTGTTCTTTGGAGGGCGGTTTGGGCCAGTCGGCCATGAACATCAATAGCTGAGCCGGTACCGGGGCGGCGACCCAGTGGATGGTGCGGCCGTTCGGGGCGGCGAACCGGCACTCGACACCGTTCTGGTTGTCCAGTAAAAAGCGGTTGCTCGTCTGGAGGGTCATCTCCTTGGGGATCACCGCGGCGGCGCGGGCGCAGAACGCCTTGGCCGGAGCTGGGTCGAAGGGCGGGGCGTTGCGCAGATTGCGGTCGAACTGCGAACCGGTGGAGATGGTCACCGATTTGTCCGGGGGGGTGAGCACGTAGTGAATCGGTTTGCCCGGCGGGTTCTTCGCGGTCTGAAAATAGGGCGGCGGCGTAAACTCCAGGGACAGGTCCCCATCGACGATCTTGCCCGCCCACACCGGCGGCACCAGTAACAGAACCGCAAATGCAATACATCCCAGCGCCGCTTTTTTCCCCGTTGCCATCTCCAGCCTCTTCTTGCCCTATGCCTAGAGTATTACAGACTGCATTCCGCAGGTAGATTTGAGCAAACCCTCTAGCGACAAGGCGTGAGGTCCATAGTCGTGTGCGGGCAGAGAATACCCGATTTTCGCCCATCAGTGACCGGTGCGTCAGGACAGCCAAAAGGAGACTAAGCATTTATGCTTGGCAAATAAGCGAGATGCACCCTCCATAACTGCCTGCGCAAAATCTGGAGAAAACGGATCGTGTGTAAGTGTGTAACGCACGAACACATCTCACCTCTCAAACCGCCAATCTTGTCCGGCTTGCAAGCCGCAGCTTTCGTACAATCAATGCGTTATGCCAAATGCGTTATGCCGTCTGGAGGTCCGCCATGCCCATCCTGGACCAGTTGTCCACCGGAATCCGCAGCTTCAACGTGGGCGAGTACCACCGCATGGGTAGGGCGGGCATTTTTGCCGACAACGAGCGGACCGAACTGATCGAAGGAGCCGTCTATTCGATGCCGCCCGCCGGACCGCCGCATGCCGCAGTTGTGCATTTCATCTTTAAGTACTTCCTCGCGCTTCTAGATGCCCAAGTCGCAGACGTCCGGGTCGAACAACCGTTGTCCATCGACGAATACAACGAACCGCTGCCGGACGTGATGATCGTACGGCCCGACTGGCGGGGCTACTTCGACGCCCACCCGACACCCGGTGATGTCTTTGTAATCATCGAAGTGGCCGATTCGAGTCTGGACAGAGATTTGCGAACCAAGAGCAAGCTCTACGCCCGTGCAGGCATCAGGGAATACTGGGTAGTAGATGTGAACGAGCGTCAGGTACACATTTTCAACCGGCCCAGTGCCGAGGGTTATGGCGAGGAGCAGGTGTTGGACGACAAAGGGACAATGACCTTGGGTTCGGTATCGATCGAGATTGCCCGGTTCTTTGCGCCATAATCCAACGTCAATTCGGGATAAGGAAGCGCCAAAAGCCTCACTGGCCAAGGAACCTGCTGAATGCAGTTCCCAAAACTACTACTGGGTAACCCGCGTACCAGGGTTTCAGGGCGTAACTCCTTGCCCCCAATCGGAGGAAAGCTGACCAGGCAAGGATTTCAGCCTGAGCTTATCCCGAACTGACGTTAATCCAATACACCGGACCCTCAGACGCGGTAAGCACCCGCGGCATCCGGCTCGGCTCGGCTCGGATCCGCCGTTACAGGCTCGACAGATTCGAACGCCTTTTCAGCCAGGAACATCAAAAAGCCGACGTTCACCCAGAAGAAGACGTGCAGAAATTCGTAGCCGATGAACATGTTAAGCACAATCCCGATAGCGCCCAACAGCAGAGCAAGCAGGCGCTCGCGCTGCTCGTCGCCCAGGAGGGCCAGCGCTCGGAAAAAATTGACAAATAACCGCACCAGCATCACCATGACCAGTCCGAAGCCGATCAAGCCGGTCTCAGCAAAGATCTTCAAAAAATCAAAGTTGGGATAGTACGTCTTCGGCAGAAAATCCTTGTTGCCCATCGCCACATAA
Protein-coding sequences here:
- a CDS encoding Uma2 family endonuclease; its protein translation is MPILDQLSTGIRSFNVGEYHRMGRAGIFADNERTELIEGAVYSMPPAGPPHAAVVHFIFKYFLALLDAQVADVRVEQPLSIDEYNEPLPDVMIVRPDWRGYFDAHPTPGDVFVIIEVADSSLDRDLRTKSKLYARAGIREYWVVDVNERQVHIFNRPSAEGYGEEQVLDDKGTMTLGSVSIEIARFFAP